From the Desulfovibrio sp. JY genome, one window contains:
- a CDS encoding hotdog fold thioesterase → MDMQWFVERDALAAHLGIRLLDAEPGYAKAAMDLTDNLKNGAGIAHGGAIFSLADLALAVASNSYGKLCLAVSATISYIKPGTGKTLYAEAREISCGNKMATYAVTISNDADEAIAAFQGTVYRKNTPYTKETA, encoded by the coding sequence ATGGATATGCAGTGGTTTGTCGAACGTGACGCCCTGGCCGCCCACCTCGGTATCCGACTCCTTGACGCCGAACCCGGCTATGCGAAAGCGGCCATGGACCTGACCGACAACCTCAAAAACGGCGCGGGCATCGCCCACGGCGGCGCCATCTTCTCCCTGGCCGACCTGGCCCTGGCCGTCGCCTCCAACAGCTACGGCAAGCTGTGTCTGGCCGTCTCCGCCACCATCTCCTACATCAAACCCGGCACCGGCAAGACCCTCTACGCCGAAGCCCGCGAAATTTCCTGCGGCAACAAAATGGCCACCTACGCCGTCACCATCAGCAACGACGCCGACGAGGCCATCGCCGCCTTCCAGGGTACCGTCTACCGCAAGAATACGCCCTACACCAAGGAGACGGCGTGA